Proteins from a single region of Nitrospirota bacterium:
- a CDS encoding universal stress protein, which translates to MPTGAAKPYDIKTILVPTDFSEGAQLALEYAKTLAKVFKAKIVLLHVIETLASTLTETMQRVGTDSMVRSMTQSPQLLDVYALIQRAVEPALDQVVEDLKKDGVSSSRSLLQGPAYEQIVAQGRALGADLIVMGTHGRRGVSHLFMGSVAERVVRLASCPVLTVRTPHGPAGAPT; encoded by the coding sequence ATGCCGACCGGAGCCGCCAAGCCGTATGACATCAAGACCATTCTCGTTCCAACGGATTTTTCGGAGGGCGCGCAGCTTGCGCTCGAATACGCGAAGACCCTGGCCAAGGTGTTCAAAGCCAAGATCGTCCTGCTGCACGTGATCGAAACGCTCGCATCCACTCTGACGGAAACGATGCAGCGAGTTGGGACCGACTCCATGGTGAGAAGCATGACGCAGTCGCCGCAATTGCTGGACGTCTATGCCCTGATCCAGCGCGCGGTCGAACCGGCGCTTGACCAAGTGGTGGAGGACCTGAAGAAGGACGGCGTGTCCTCCAGCCGCAGCCTCCTCCAAGGCCCGGCGTACGAGCAGATCGTCGCCCAAGGCCGGGCCCTCGGCGCGGACCTCATCGTGATGGGCACGCACGGTCGACGGGGTGTGAGCCACCTGTTCATGGGGAGCGTGGCCGAGCGCGTCGTGCGTCTGGCGTCCTGCCCGGTCTTGACGGTGCGCACACCACACGGTCCAGCGGGCGCTCCCACGTAA
- a CDS encoding kelch repeat-containing protein, with product MNTQLTPVSVLALFLSGLCLVALPVSGLSAQLEPDRGVWRTAAPTPTKRTEVAAGSLADKIYVVGGFAKPSLGNVMRLAITPALEVYDPSTDRWTAKAPMPVGLHHVGLGVTGGRLFVVGGYRQSGLSGWQPVATVYAYDPAVDAWAERAPMPTARGALSVTVHDGKLYAIGGYDGKANSAAVEVYDPVRNHWASRARLPTPRDHLAAATVSGKVYAIGGRKNGDYRRNLAVVEAYDPATDRWARVADLPTARSGIAASEVGGKIYVFGGESGEGTFRENEVYDPGRDTWLALAPMPTGRHGLGSAVVAGRIHVLGGGPTPGGSFSDLNEVFIPQD from the coding sequence ATGAACACGCAGCTGACGCCGGTTTCAGTCCTGGCACTGTTCCTCTCCGGGCTTTGCCTCGTCGCGTTGCCGGTCTCCGGCCTATCGGCCCAGCTCGAACCGGATCGAGGTGTCTGGCGCACGGCGGCGCCTACGCCCACGAAGCGAACCGAGGTGGCGGCCGGGTCGTTGGCCGACAAGATTTACGTTGTGGGCGGATTTGCGAAGCCCAGCTTGGGGAACGTCATGCGGCTGGCGATCACTCCGGCGCTCGAAGTCTACGATCCCTCCACAGATCGATGGACTGCCAAGGCGCCCATGCCGGTCGGTCTGCATCATGTCGGTCTGGGGGTGACAGGTGGGCGGCTGTTTGTCGTCGGCGGGTATCGGCAGTCGGGGCTCAGCGGCTGGCAGCCTGTGGCGACGGTGTATGCCTATGATCCGGCCGTGGACGCGTGGGCCGAGCGCGCGCCCATGCCCACAGCTCGCGGGGCATTGTCGGTGACTGTGCACGACGGGAAGCTGTACGCCATCGGCGGCTACGACGGGAAGGCCAATAGCGCGGCGGTCGAGGTCTACGATCCGGTGCGCAACCACTGGGCCTCTCGCGCGCGGCTACCAACCCCTCGCGATCATCTCGCGGCCGCGACCGTGTCCGGGAAGGTGTATGCGATCGGCGGACGCAAAAACGGCGACTATCGACGGAACCTCGCCGTCGTGGAAGCGTACGACCCGGCGACCGACCGCTGGGCCCGCGTCGCGGATCTCCCGACCGCCCGCAGCGGCATCGCCGCATCCGAGGTGGGCGGGAAGATCTACGTGTTCGGCGGCGAAAGCGGGGAGGGCACGTTCCGCGAAAACGAGGTGTATGATCCGGGCCGTGATACCTGGCTGGCCCTGGCGCCGATGCCGACAGGGCGCCACGGCCTCGGGTCCGCGGTGGTGGCTGGGCGCATTCATGTCCTCGGCGGCGGCCCCACTCCCGGAGGGTCCTTCAGCGATCTGAACGAAGTGTTCATCCCTCAGGACTAG
- a CDS encoding alpha/beta family hydrolase, whose protein sequence is MQTKELPLRVSEAVGDVAALLERPRDARWLLVLAHGAGAGMRHAFMEALPRELADCGVATLRYQFPYRQHGRPRPDPPAVLIATVRAAIAAAADAVPDLLLLVGGKSLGGRMTSHALAERRGPAASDVSARVRGLVFFGFPLHAPGKPGATRVNRNPGIA, encoded by the coding sequence TTGCAGACCAAAGAACTCCCGTTGCGCGTCTCGGAAGCGGTGGGCGACGTCGCTGCGCTGCTGGAACGGCCTCGGGATGCGCGCTGGCTGCTCGTGTTGGCGCACGGCGCGGGGGCGGGGATGCGCCATGCGTTCATGGAGGCCTTGCCGCGCGAACTGGCCGACTGCGGCGTGGCCACCCTGCGCTACCAGTTTCCCTACAGGCAGCATGGCCGTCCCAGACCGGATCCTCCCGCGGTGCTGATCGCCACCGTGCGCGCCGCCATTGCCGCCGCGGCGGACGCCGTGCCTGATCTGCTGCTGCTTGTGGGCGGAAAATCCCTGGGCGGGCGCATGACGTCACACGCGCTTGCCGAGCGCCGCGGCCCCGCCGCGTCGGATGTCTCCGCGCGCGTGCGCGGGCTGGTCTTTTTCGGCTTTCCGTTGCACGCGCCAGGCAAACCAGGCGCGACACGCGTGAACCGCAACCCCGGTATCGCATAG